The following proteins are encoded in a genomic region of Penaeus chinensis breed Huanghai No. 1 chromosome 10, ASM1920278v2, whole genome shotgun sequence:
- the LOC125029450 gene encoding uncharacterized protein LOC125029450 translates to MVIQKSCGFCGDSAACITCCNCNKSHYCSKDHQERHWDCHKEQCHPFQEECDPERGRYLVATRDLKPGEFLFSESPVAIGPLGSCRLLCLGCHEFIKEDELVRCPGCWWPLCSVACASSKFHVDECPKLAQDTKHIGQPPCQEETVRYDIILSLRCLLLKFNAADKWSRVQDMASHAQHRVDNKDHSHITTVRYITEVLGDEFDEDDAHHVHDAIVSNCFEWRSPSLVRLRGVYPLMARMNHACLPNVTLFSDREGTMYVRSASNIKCGESLVINYVGTSVPFWERQKYTRDVHYFKCDCIRCEDPTELGLHYSSPKCENCRDQFMEPNTWLGETKWECPLCGSREEESVIRYQADEWLAWFDTKDTFLKSTRYSIKSVLDKVKAAFHNQHYVWEKAALVAVRALKEETSVEGIALMRDLWRRLLKLYDVLEPGMTRRRGVTLYELGVSEANLTNAEMKAGKLTSYFYRRQLGEALEHLEEASVILAQEPTIRQNLTQKEAAEQAVVQAHSQERSRMAGEEGACGVCGKAAKLRCGGCSNVHYCCRDHQRKHWAQHREECRPIKQIENPQEGRYLVASRDLAAGQLVLNESPAVCGPTGTCFPLCLGCHSAITDLESCRCPGCFWPMCSPECHQKDLHVKECGILAQDVKRIGPPTSLDVTPRYDMILVLRCLLLREANPTIWNRLMTMESHVDARREQQEPYHMAGVRFLTEVLKCGFDADTVHRVRGIMITNCINIRGPKGEHLRGIYPNIALLNHSCLPNLTIRSDVNNVLYIRTAVAIKKGDPLVFSYTPPEEPLWERQFDFKNVYFFSCKCRRCGDPTELGTHYSSPRCPKCPDKFLEPRDGVDAPWKCPECEEKRESQEIRDEAERHIKDMDERCSSTSEVESFLTGITRTFHDSHYVWVTAAQASLRMLKNDSSLAALKLQQAIWRRLMGIYQLFEPGLTRRRGVSLFQLSMVETRVAQTQRAEGELTTPAYIAALTRILRQLEYAAKILELEPSNSTERHWKARAGEKAAAISEAIAILQQNSDSQQDDAEDVARLHKEN, encoded by the exons ATGGTTATCCAGAAAAGCTGCGGCTTCTGCGGGGACTCAGCCGCCTGCATCACCTGCTGCAACTGCAACAAAAGCCACTACTGCTCCAAGGATCATCAGGAGCGACACTGGGACTGCCACAAAgagcagtgccaccctttccaGGAAGAATGCGACCCTGAGCGCGGAAG ATATTTAGTGGCTACTCGAGACCTTAAACCTGGTGAGTTTCTCTTTTCGGAGTCGCCCGTCGCCATAGGCCCGCTTGGCAGCTGCCGCCTTTTGTGCTTGGGCTGCCACGAGTTCATCAAGGAAGATGAATTGGTTCGCTGCCCCGGATGCTGGTGGCCCCTGTGCTCCGTCGCATGCGCGTCCAGCAAGTTCCACGTCGACGAGTGTCCTAAGCTGGCGCAGGACACCAAACACATTGGGCAGCCACCTTGTCAGGAAGAGACAGTTCGGTATGACATCATACTTTCTCTGCGCTGCCTACTTTTGAAATTCAATGCTGCCGACAAATGGTCACGTGTGCAAGATATGGCGAGCCATGCCCAGCATCGCGTTGACAACAAAGACCACAGTCACATTACTACAGTGCGCTACATCACAGAAGTCCTGGGGGATGAGTTTGATGAAGATGACGCTCACCATGTGCATGACGCAATTGTGAGCAACTGCTTCGAATGGCGGAGTCCTTCGCTAGTTCGACTTCGCGGGGTGTATCCACTGATGGCACGCATGAATCATGCCTGCCTGCCGAATGTTACCTTGTTTTCAGACCGAGAGGGCACAATGTATGTTAGAAGTGCTTCTAACATAAAGTGCGGTGAATCTCTTGTCATCAATTACGTGGGAACTAGTGTACCTTTCTGGGAACGACAGAAATACACAAGAGATGTTCATTACTTCAAGTGTGACTGCATTCGCTGCGAAGACCCTACTGAGTTGGGCCTTCATTATTCTTCCCCAAAGTGTGAGAACTGTCGAGACCAGTTTATGGAGCCAAACACGTGGCTCGGCGAAACCAAGTGGGAGTGCCCGCTCTGTGGCTCCCGGGAGGAGGAATCAGTCATCCGCTATCAAGCCGATGAGTGGTTAGCCTGGTTTGATACAAAAGACACATTTCTTAAGAGCACCCGTTATTCTATCAAAAGTGTTTTGGACAAGGTAAAAGCAGCATTTCACAACCAGCACTACGTGTGGGAGAAGGCGGCGCTTGTGGCCGTCCGGGCGCTCAAAGAAGAAACAAGCGTAGAAGGAATTGCTCTCATGCGCGATCTGTGGCGGCGTCTCCTGAAGCTCTACGACGTGCTGGAGCCTGGCATGACGCGCAGGAGAG GTGTCACGCTGTACGAGCTGGGGGTGTCGGAGGCTAACCTGACCAACGCAGAAATGAAAGCAGGGAAGCTGACCAGCTATTTCTACAGGCGGCAGCTGGGCGAGGCGCTGGAGCACCTGGAGGAGGCGAGCGTCATCCTGGCCCAGGAGCCTACTATCCGCCAAAACCTCACGCAAAAGGAAGCCGCCGAGCAGGCCGTCGTGCAGGCACACTCGCAGGAAAG ATCACGGAtggcgggagaggagggagctTGCGGAGTTTGTGGCAAAGCTGCAAAGCTCAGGTGCGGCGGATGCAGCAACGTGCATTACTGCTGCCGAGACCACCAGCGCAAACACTGGGCGCAGCATCGGGAGGAGTGCAGGCCCATAAAGCAGATCGAAAACCCCCAGGAAGGAAG GTACCTGGTTGCCTCCCGCGACCTGGCCGCCGGTCAGCTAGTTTTGAATGAAAGTCCCGCAGTCTGCGGCCCCACTGGCACGTGCTTCCCACTGTGTCTGGGCTGCCACTCGGCCATCACAGACCTGGAGTCCTGTCGTTGCCCCGGATGTTTCTGGCCCATGTGCTCCCCTGAGTGCCACCAGAAGGACCTCCACGTGAAGGAGTGTGGCATTCTGGCGCAGGACGTCAAGCGGATCGGACCCCCGACCAGCTTAGACGTCACGCCACGATATGATATGATACTAGTTCTTCGCTGTCTTCTCCTGCGCGAAGCAAATCCAACCATCTGGAACCGTCTTATGACCATGGAAAGCCACGTGGATGCTCGCCGGGAGCAGCAGGAGCCTTACCACATGGCAGGTGTTCGCTTCCTGACCGAGGTACTGAAATGTGGCTTTGATGCGGACACAGTGCACAGAGTTCGAGGCATCATGATAACTAATTGCATCAACATTCGGGGTCCAAAAGGGGAGCATCTTCGCGGTATATACCCTAATATTGCTCTTCTAAATCACTCATGCTTACCCAACTTAACAATAAGATCCGACGTTAATAATGTACTTTATATCCGCACGGCTGTAGCCATCAAGAAAGGAGATCCGCTCGTGTTTAGCTACACGCCACCGGAGGAACCTCTTTGGGAGAGGCAATTTGACTTCAAAAACGTTTATTTCTTCTCTTGCAAGTGCCGCCGATGTGGAGATCCCACTGAGCTTGGCACTCATTACTCCTCACCACGCTGCCCGAAGTGCCCAGACAAGTTTCTGGAACCACGGGATGGAGTCGATGCTCCCTGGAAGTGCCCCGAGtgcgaggagaaaagggaaagccaAGAAATCAGAGACGAAGCAGAACGTCACATCAAAGACATGGACGAGCGATGCAGTTCGACCAGCGAGGTGGAGAGCTTCCTGACGGGGATCACACGCACATTCCACGACAGCCACTATGTGTGGGTGACAGCGGCTCAGGCGAGCTTGAGGATGCTCAAGAACGACAGCAGTTTAGCGGCACTCAAGCTGCAGCAGGCGATATGGAGGCGGCTCATGGGGATCTATCAGCTCTTTGAACCTGGACTCACGCGAAGGAGAG GAGTGTCGCTGTTCCAGCTGTCCATGGTAGAAACGCGCGTGGCACAAACCCAGCGCGCCGAAGGAGAGCTGACTACTCCCGCATACATCGCCGCCCTTACGCGCATCCTTCGCCAGCTCGAGTACGCCGCCAAGATTCTCGAACTCGAGCCAAGTAACTCCACCGAGAGACACTGGAAGGCACGGGCGGGGGAGAAGGCAGCGGCGATTTCCGAAGCGATCGCCATTCTGCAGCAGAACAGCGACTCGCAGCAGGACGACGCGGAGGACGTGGCTCGCCTTCACAAAGAAAACTGA